The Lacipirellula parvula genome window below encodes:
- the sucD gene encoding succinate--CoA ligase subunit alpha, giving the protein MSILVDKNTRVICQGITGKAGEFHSKNCLEYGTKMVAGVTPGRGGQSVLGLPVYDTVAESVEKNGAEATMIFVPAPFTADAILEAADAGIRLIIAITEGVPVLDMARVYARLKADYPNSRLVGPNCPGVITAGECKIGIMPGYIHKRGKVGVMSRSGTLTYEAVWQLTGLGLGQTTCVGLGGDPIVGTSFIDTLAMFQEDPETEAIIMMGEIGGTAEEEAAAFVKANVTKPVAAFIAGRTAPPGKRMGHAGAIISGGKGTAAEKVAALQDAGIEVAESPADMGEAVVRAIKRAGK; this is encoded by the coding sequence GGCGAGTTCCACTCGAAGAACTGCCTCGAATACGGCACGAAGATGGTCGCTGGCGTCACGCCGGGTCGCGGCGGGCAGTCGGTGCTCGGCTTGCCGGTCTACGACACGGTTGCCGAATCGGTTGAGAAGAATGGCGCCGAGGCGACAATGATCTTCGTCCCAGCGCCGTTCACCGCCGACGCGATTCTGGAAGCGGCCGACGCCGGCATTCGCCTGATCATCGCGATTACTGAAGGCGTGCCGGTCCTCGACATGGCCCGCGTGTACGCCCGCCTGAAGGCCGACTACCCGAACTCGCGGCTCGTCGGCCCGAACTGCCCCGGCGTCATCACCGCCGGCGAATGCAAGATCGGCATTATGCCGGGCTACATCCACAAGCGCGGCAAGGTGGGCGTCATGAGCCGCAGCGGCACGCTCACCTACGAAGCGGTGTGGCAACTCACGGGTCTCGGCCTCGGCCAGACGACCTGCGTCGGCCTCGGCGGCGACCCGATCGTCGGCACGTCGTTCATCGACACGCTCGCGATGTTCCAGGAAGATCCTGAAACCGAAGCGATTATCATGATGGGCGAAATCGGCGGCACCGCCGAAGAAGAAGCCGCCGCGTTCGTGAAGGCGAACGTCACGAAGCCGGTCGCCGCGTTCATCGCCGGCCGCACGGCGCCTCCCGGCAAGCGGATGGGCCACGCCGGCGCCATCATCAGCGGCGGCAAGGGGACCGCGGCCGAAAAGGTCGCCGCCCTGCAAGACGCCGGGATCGAAGTCGCCGAGAGCCCCGCCGACATGGGCGAGGCGGTCGTGCGGGCGATCAAGCGGGCCGGGAAGTAG